One window of the Conexibacter sp. SYSU D00693 genome contains the following:
- a CDS encoding MurR/RpiR family transcriptional regulator yields MKRTAATMPAPPHEVRGHQTLSAYIQARFDEFSRSQKDVAQYIVDHLDEVAFQTAEELARRANTSSSTVVRFSQALGFEGFPELQQSAREEFRRRIAVTSRPAAAPVSAEPLFSLDQNEFEQLIAADYANVEETARKVSRSEVEAAISAIVEAERVLVAGTDQMAFFASYFRHLLMLLDLRAEIVASPSQEALSRLGRIDERTLVVGLSAGRPHPLVVRALKLARHRKAPTLAITDATLSEVAKLAQVRLYYSSNSPAYVRSHTALLATLQALAYGVYSRDEQQYADRIKAFRLK; encoded by the coding sequence ATGAAGAGGACCGCCGCGACCATGCCCGCGCCGCCCCACGAGGTGCGCGGCCACCAGACGCTCTCCGCGTACATCCAGGCCCGCTTCGACGAGTTCTCGCGCTCCCAGAAGGACGTGGCGCAGTACATCGTCGACCACCTCGACGAGGTGGCCTTCCAGACGGCGGAGGAGCTCGCGCGGCGCGCCAACACGTCGTCCTCGACGGTCGTGCGCTTCTCGCAGGCGCTGGGCTTCGAGGGCTTCCCCGAGCTGCAGCAGTCCGCGCGCGAGGAGTTCCGCCGCCGCATCGCGGTCACCTCGCGCCCCGCGGCCGCCCCGGTGTCCGCCGAGCCGCTCTTCTCGCTGGACCAGAACGAGTTCGAGCAGCTCATCGCCGCCGACTACGCCAACGTCGAGGAGACGGCCCGCAAGGTCTCGCGCTCGGAGGTCGAGGCGGCGATCAGCGCGATCGTCGAAGCCGAGCGTGTCCTCGTCGCCGGCACGGACCAGATGGCGTTCTTCGCCAGCTACTTCCGCCACCTGCTCATGCTGCTCGACCTCCGCGCGGAGATCGTCGCCAGCCCGTCGCAGGAGGCGCTGAGCCGCCTCGGGCGCATCGACGAGCGCACCCTCGTCGTCGGCCTGAGCGCCGGCCGCCCGCACCCGCTCGTCGTCCGCGCGCTGAAGCTCGCGCGCCACCGCAAGGCCCCGACCCTCGCGATCACGGACGCGACGCTCTCCGAGGTCGCCAAGCTGGCCCAGGTGCGGCTCTACTACTCGTCGAACAGCCCGGCCTACGTCCGGTCGCACACCGCCCTGCTCGCGACGCTCCAGGCCCTGGCCTACGGGGTCTACTCGCGCGACGAGCAGCAGTACGCGGATCGCATCAAGGCGTTCCGCCTGAAGTGA
- a CDS encoding aldehyde dehydrogenase family protein: MTAFVNEPTLELRRAAERERLTQALAELDADLPLRFAVRIGGDRRDGDDLVSTDPARPDRLVAVGPAATEEEARVAVRVAAAAAPAWSRTPVAERAAALQRAAAWLRERRPRLAALCVRETAKPWPEADADVCEAIDFLEFYAREAVALDAGPALLQVPGERNALRYVARGVVAVVAPWNFPIAIPMGMVAAALATGNAVVLKPAEQSPGCGAVVVDALRAAGVPDDVLALVPGDGAIGAALVGDPGVHAVAFTGSSAVGLEILRTAATVAAGQRHLKHCVIEMGGKNCVIVDSDADLDDAVPGIVRSAFPYAGQKCSAAGRVLVHEAVHDALLERLAGAVEVLQVGPADAFGTDVPPVVEREARERLERLVAEAGAAGRISARHAAVPDDGHYVAPTLLSDLPADAAILHEEVFGPVLTVEPVAGVEEACDRVDALPFALTGGLFSRDPRTVARVVERSPVGNLYVNRPITGAMVGRQPFGGNRLSGTGTKAGGPDYLRHFVEPRVVTESTIRHGLVVPGA, translated from the coding sequence ATGACGGCGTTCGTCAACGAGCCGACCCTCGAGCTGCGCCGGGCCGCCGAGCGCGAGCGCCTGACGCAGGCGCTCGCCGAGCTCGACGCCGACCTGCCGCTGCGCTTCGCGGTGCGCATCGGCGGGGACCGGCGCGACGGCGACGACCTCGTGTCGACCGACCCCGCGCGACCGGACCGCCTCGTCGCCGTCGGCCCGGCCGCCACCGAGGAGGAGGCGCGGGTGGCGGTCCGCGTCGCCGCGGCCGCGGCACCCGCCTGGTCGCGCACGCCCGTCGCCGAGCGCGCCGCCGCCCTGCAGCGCGCCGCGGCCTGGCTGCGCGAGCGCCGGCCGCGCCTCGCGGCGCTGTGCGTCCGCGAGACCGCCAAGCCCTGGCCCGAGGCGGACGCCGACGTCTGCGAGGCCATCGACTTCCTCGAGTTCTACGCCCGCGAGGCCGTCGCCCTCGACGCGGGACCGGCGCTCCTCCAGGTCCCGGGCGAGCGCAACGCGCTGCGCTACGTCGCTCGCGGCGTGGTGGCGGTCGTCGCGCCCTGGAACTTCCCCATCGCGATCCCGATGGGCATGGTCGCCGCGGCGCTGGCCACCGGCAACGCCGTCGTCCTCAAGCCCGCCGAGCAGTCGCCCGGCTGCGGCGCGGTCGTCGTCGACGCGCTGCGGGCGGCCGGCGTGCCCGACGACGTCCTCGCCCTCGTGCCCGGAGACGGGGCGATCGGCGCCGCGCTGGTCGGCGACCCCGGCGTCCACGCCGTCGCCTTCACCGGCAGCAGCGCCGTCGGGCTGGAGATCCTGCGGACCGCCGCGACCGTCGCGGCCGGCCAGCGGCACCTCAAGCACTGCGTGATCGAGATGGGCGGCAAGAACTGCGTCATCGTCGACAGCGACGCGGACCTCGACGACGCCGTGCCGGGCATCGTGCGCTCCGCCTTCCCCTACGCGGGGCAGAAGTGCTCGGCCGCCGGGCGGGTGCTCGTCCACGAGGCGGTCCACGACGCGCTGCTCGAGCGGCTCGCCGGGGCGGTCGAGGTCCTCCAGGTCGGGCCGGCCGACGCGTTCGGCACCGACGTCCCGCCGGTGGTGGAGCGCGAGGCGCGGGAGCGCCTCGAGCGGCTCGTGGCCGAAGCGGGCGCCGCCGGGCGGATCTCCGCACGCCACGCCGCCGTGCCGGACGACGGCCACTACGTCGCCCCCACCCTCCTGTCCGACCTCCCGGCCGACGCGGCGATCCTCCACGAGGAGGTCTTCGGGCCGGTCCTCACCGTCGAGCCGGTCGCCGGCGTCGAGGAGGCGTGCGATCGCGTCGACGCGCTGCCCTTCGCGCTCACGGGCGGGCTCTTCTCGCGCGATCCCCGGACGGTCGCCCGGGTGGTCGAGCGCTCGCCCGTCGGCAACCTCTACGTCAACCGGCCGATCACCGGCGCCATGGTCGGCCGGCAGCCCTTCGGCGGCAACCGGCTCTCGGGGACCGGCACGAAAGCGGGTGGACCGGACTACCTGCGACACTTCGTCGAGCCTCGGGTCGTCACCGAGAGCACGATCCGCCACGGGCTGGTCGTCCCCGGTGCCTGA
- a CDS encoding SDR family NAD(P)-dependent oxidoreductase, with translation MAERAAIITGASSGIGLAIADVLGQEGYGLTVAARRPDKLEEAAGQLRDKGYDVEVVAASLTEEEEVQKVVAAHRERFGRLDCLVNNAGVGIGAAVGEISTKRMDMQLDLNLRSIILFHRETVDLLRAAGAEHRKALVVNTASIAGKYGQAWLSVYSATKAGVVGWTQSMHKELAQEGIKSTALCPGFVDTPMTEFVKGQVPADDMIRPEDIAETVRLLLRMSPACIVPEVQFVRPGDDM, from the coding sequence ATGGCAGAGCGGGCAGCGATCATCACGGGTGCCTCGAGCGGCATCGGCCTGGCCATCGCGGACGTGCTGGGCCAGGAGGGCTACGGGCTCACCGTCGCGGCTCGGCGTCCCGACAAGCTCGAGGAGGCAGCCGGCCAGCTGCGCGACAAGGGCTACGACGTCGAGGTCGTGGCGGCGTCGCTGACCGAGGAGGAGGAGGTCCAGAAGGTCGTCGCGGCCCACCGCGAGCGCTTCGGGCGCCTCGACTGCCTCGTGAACAACGCCGGCGTCGGCATCGGCGCCGCGGTGGGCGAGATCTCGACGAAGCGCATGGACATGCAGCTCGACCTCAACCTGCGGTCGATCATCCTCTTCCACCGCGAGACGGTCGACCTGCTGCGCGCGGCCGGCGCCGAGCACCGCAAGGCGCTCGTGGTCAACACGGCGTCGATCGCGGGCAAGTACGGGCAGGCGTGGCTGTCGGTGTACTCGGCCACGAAGGCCGGCGTCGTCGGGTGGACGCAGTCCATGCACAAGGAGCTCGCGCAGGAGGGCATCAAGTCCACCGCGCTGTGCCCCGGCTTCGTGGACACGCCGATGACGGAGTTCGTCAAGGGCCAGGTCCCGGCCGACGACATGATCCGCCCCGAGGACATCGCGGAGACCGTCCGCCTGCTGCTGCGGATGTCGCCTGCGTGCATCGTCCCCGAGGTGCAGTTCGTGCGCCCCGGGGATGACATGTAG
- a CDS encoding aldehyde dehydrogenase, translating into MSAVTATVHHATAASSATIERRDPATGEVLGTIPAGDAETVHEAVLAARAAQGPWARTAPGDRAGHLKAAARRLREHAEELAELQTREMGKPLADSRGGVDAGIGAIEQYAELGPLHRGASLQGGWLATDAMVHEPYGVVALLVPWNDPVAIACGQVAAALVTGNAVVLKPSERSPFSAQRLHELLCEDLPEGVLQLVLGDARAGRPLAAHADVDVVLHTGSVATGREVAEVCARRGAKALLELGGKDPLLVDAGVDPQWAAEQCAAGAFANAGQVCTSVERVYVHREVAGAFVDALVGEARAHRPGPGMDPQTTLGPLVDDVQLGLVADQVREAVEAGATVRCGGERLDRDGSFYAATVVTDVPDDARLMQEETFGPVAAVRVVEDFDEALRLATTTPYGLAATVLTCDQGHAARAVRELDAGTVKVNAAWGGAPGGAAQPRRASGQGFGYGPELLDELTLTKVVHLEPGVPARA; encoded by the coding sequence ATGAGCGCCGTCACCGCCACCGTCCACCACGCGACCGCCGCGTCCTCCGCCACCATCGAACGCCGCGACCCCGCGACGGGTGAGGTCCTCGGGACGATCCCCGCCGGGGACGCGGAGACCGTCCACGAGGCCGTGCTGGCCGCGCGCGCCGCGCAGGGTCCCTGGGCGCGCACGGCGCCCGGCGACCGCGCCGGCCACCTCAAGGCCGCCGCGCGGCGGCTGCGCGAGCACGCCGAGGAGCTCGCCGAGCTGCAGACGCGCGAGATGGGCAAGCCGCTGGCCGACTCGCGCGGCGGCGTCGACGCGGGCATCGGCGCGATCGAGCAGTACGCCGAGCTCGGGCCGCTGCACCGCGGCGCGAGCCTCCAGGGCGGGTGGCTGGCGACCGACGCGATGGTCCACGAGCCCTACGGCGTGGTGGCGCTGCTCGTGCCGTGGAACGACCCGGTGGCCATCGCCTGCGGCCAGGTCGCCGCGGCGCTCGTGACCGGCAACGCCGTCGTCCTCAAGCCCTCCGAGCGCTCGCCGTTCTCCGCGCAGCGCCTGCACGAGCTGCTCTGCGAGGACCTGCCGGAGGGCGTCCTGCAGCTCGTGCTCGGCGACGCGCGGGCCGGCCGGCCGCTCGCGGCCCACGCGGACGTCGACGTGGTCCTCCACACCGGGTCCGTCGCCACCGGTCGCGAGGTCGCCGAGGTCTGTGCCCGGCGCGGGGCCAAGGCGCTGCTCGAGCTCGGCGGCAAGGACCCGCTCCTCGTGGACGCGGGCGTCGACCCGCAGTGGGCGGCCGAGCAGTGCGCGGCGGGCGCGTTCGCCAACGCCGGCCAGGTGTGCACGAGCGTCGAGCGCGTCTACGTCCACCGCGAGGTCGCCGGCGCGTTCGTCGACGCGCTCGTGGGCGAGGCCCGGGCCCACCGGCCGGGGCCGGGGATGGACCCGCAGACGACGCTCGGCCCGCTCGTCGACGACGTCCAGCTCGGCCTCGTCGCCGACCAGGTCCGCGAGGCCGTGGAGGCGGGCGCGACCGTCCGCTGCGGCGGCGAGCGGCTGGACCGCGACGGGTCGTTCTACGCCGCCACGGTGGTGACCGACGTCCCGGACGACGCGCGCCTCATGCAGGAGGAGACGTTCGGCCCGGTGGCGGCCGTCCGGGTCGTCGAGGACTTCGACGAGGCGCTGCGCCTGGCGACGACGACGCCCTACGGCCTGGCCGCGACGGTCCTGACGTGCGACCAGGGCCACGCTGCGCGCGCGGTGCGCGAGCTCGACGCCGGCACCGTCAAGGTCAACGCCGCGTGGGGCGGGGCGCCCGGCGGCGCTGCGCAGCCGCGCCGGGCCAGCGGCCAGGGCTTCGGCTACGGCCCCGAGCTCCTCGACGAGCTGACGCTGACCAAGGTGGTGCACCTCGAGCCCGGGGTGCCGGCGCGCGCGTGA
- the pdxS gene encoding pyridoxal 5'-phosphate synthase lyase subunit PdxS, whose product MRDEATFRVKAGLAEMLKGGVIMDVVDAEQAKIAEEAGAAAVMALERVPADIRRDGGVARMSDPLMIKGIQEAVTIPVMAKARIGHFAEAQVLEALEVDYIDESEVLTPADHAHHIDKWAFKVPVVCGATNLGEALRRIGEGAAMIRSKGEAGTGDIVEAVRHLREIRGEIKRLGTLDDMELATAAKELQSPLDLVREVAANGKLPVPLFCAGGIATPADASLVMQLGAEAVFVGSGIFKSSEPERRARAIVEATTHFADPERVAAASEGLGEAMVSLEARKLDETQVLASRGW is encoded by the coding sequence ATGCGCGACGAAGCGACGTTCCGGGTCAAGGCCGGCCTTGCCGAGATGCTCAAGGGCGGCGTCATCATGGACGTCGTTGACGCCGAGCAGGCCAAGATCGCCGAGGAGGCCGGCGCCGCCGCGGTGATGGCGCTCGAGCGCGTGCCCGCCGACATCCGCCGCGACGGCGGGGTGGCCCGCATGAGCGACCCGCTCATGATCAAGGGCATCCAGGAGGCCGTGACCATCCCGGTCATGGCCAAGGCGCGCATCGGCCACTTCGCCGAGGCCCAGGTCCTCGAGGCGCTCGAGGTCGACTACATCGACGAGTCCGAGGTCCTCACCCCGGCCGACCACGCCCACCACATCGACAAGTGGGCGTTCAAGGTCCCGGTCGTCTGCGGCGCGACGAACCTCGGCGAGGCGCTGCGGCGCATCGGCGAGGGCGCGGCGATGATCCGCTCCAAGGGCGAGGCGGGCACCGGCGACATCGTCGAGGCGGTGCGCCACCTGCGCGAGATCCGCGGCGAGATCAAGCGGCTGGGGACCCTGGACGACATGGAGCTCGCGACGGCGGCCAAGGAGCTGCAGTCCCCGCTGGACCTCGTCCGCGAGGTCGCCGCGAACGGCAAGCTGCCCGTCCCGCTCTTCTGCGCCGGGGGCATCGCCACGCCGGCCGACGCCTCGCTGGTCATGCAGCTGGGCGCCGAGGCCGTCTTCGTCGGCTCGGGCATCTTCAAGAGCTCGGAGCCGGAGCGCCGTGCCCGGGCGATCGTCGAGGCCACGACGCACTTCGCCGACCCTGAGCGGGTCGCCGCGGCTTCCGAGGGCCTCGGCGAGGCGATGGTCTCGCTGGAGGCGCGCAAGCTGGACGAGACGCAGGTCCTCGCGTCTCGCGGCTGGTAG
- a CDS encoding proline dehydrogenase family protein: protein MGAPASLEDQVLEVGRDLAAALPSAARRPLRALDDRAMDLATQDAELRAALFRFVDVVPACRGVDDLARHLTSFLGEVGDHPPPIAAAMRVSGTKAGRAALGTAAAAGVRHMAHRFIVGETPERAAKVITGLWDRGIATSVDLLGEATVTRAEADAYAARCAAALDALHRVHAPLPARSALEQDGLGPIARVNLSVKVSALTPLLKPEAPELGKRDAATRLRDLLRRARDQGAHLHVDMESLDSREAVTDLVLELLAEPEFAEGPSAGVVLQAYLRDSPDLARRLVRFAGETQRAHPLLVRLVKGAYWDHEVVEARQHGWSEPVFTVKAQSDANFEALTRLLLEARAAGTPLRPAIASHNLRSVAHAVACSRALGLDDQDLELQVLRGLGDDLQDALATRGLRVRTYCPVGDLVAGMAYLVRRLLEGTSNESFLHERASGVPLDELLAPPA, encoded by the coding sequence ATGGGCGCGCCCGCCTCCCTCGAAGACCAGGTCCTCGAGGTCGGGCGCGACCTCGCCGCCGCCCTGCCGTCCGCCGCGCGCCGTCCGCTGCGGGCCCTCGACGACCGCGCGATGGACCTGGCCACGCAGGACGCCGAGCTGCGGGCCGCGCTGTTCCGCTTCGTCGACGTCGTCCCCGCCTGCCGTGGCGTCGACGACCTCGCCCGCCACCTGACGAGCTTCCTCGGCGAGGTCGGCGACCACCCGCCGCCGATCGCGGCGGCGATGCGCGTCTCGGGGACGAAGGCCGGCCGCGCCGCCCTGGGGACCGCCGCGGCGGCGGGCGTGCGCCACATGGCCCATCGCTTCATCGTCGGCGAGACCCCCGAGCGCGCCGCGAAGGTCATCACCGGGCTCTGGGACCGGGGGATCGCCACGTCCGTCGACCTCCTGGGCGAGGCGACCGTCACCCGCGCCGAGGCCGACGCCTACGCCGCGCGCTGCGCCGCCGCCCTCGATGCGCTGCACCGCGTCCACGCGCCGCTGCCGGCGCGGTCCGCGCTCGAGCAGGACGGGCTGGGGCCCATCGCCCGGGTGAACCTCTCGGTGAAGGTCAGCGCCCTCACCCCCCTGCTCAAGCCCGAGGCGCCCGAGCTGGGCAAGCGCGACGCCGCCACCCGGCTGCGCGACCTGCTGCGCCGCGCGCGCGACCAGGGCGCCCACCTCCACGTCGACATGGAGTCGCTGGACTCCCGTGAGGCGGTGACCGACCTCGTCCTCGAGCTCCTCGCCGAGCCGGAGTTCGCCGAAGGCCCGAGCGCCGGCGTGGTCCTGCAGGCCTACCTGCGCGACTCGCCCGACCTCGCGCGCCGCCTCGTCCGCTTCGCCGGCGAGACCCAGCGCGCCCACCCCCTGCTCGTGAGGCTCGTGAAGGGGGCCTACTGGGACCACGAGGTCGTCGAGGCCCGCCAGCACGGCTGGTCCGAGCCGGTGTTCACCGTCAAGGCGCAGTCCGACGCGAACTTCGAGGCGCTCACCCGCCTGCTCCTCGAGGCCCGTGCCGCCGGCACGCCGCTGCGGCCCGCCATCGCCTCGCACAACCTGCGCTCCGTCGCCCACGCCGTCGCGTGCTCGCGCGCCCTCGGGCTCGACGACCAGGACCTCGAGCTCCAGGTGCTGCGCGGCCTGGGCGACGACCTGCAGGACGCATTGGCCACCCGCGGCCTGCGGGTGCGGACGTACTGCCCCGTCGGCGACCTCGTCGCCGGCATGGCCTACCTCGTGCGCCGGCTGCTGGAGGGCACGAGCAACGAGTCGTTCCTGCACGAGCGCGCCAGCGGCGTCCCGCTCGACGAGCTCCTGGCGCCGCCGGCATGA
- a CDS encoding PD40 domain-containing protein codes for MPHRLTGPRPGRRPVLVAATGIVLAAGCLLPAGASSTSLPERTLRVSTAAGGGDAAGASQNPVVSVDGRFAAFESTAPGLADGDTNGDVSDIVAVDLTTKARRLVSENGDGPSLTPSISGDGRVVAFTSYATNFAGGGDTNGQPDVFVRDGRGAIVRASTAFDGGLANGPSYQPDISSDGRWVVFTSEASNIVQGDSNGKADVFARNLTTNRTLLVSTGKAASNSRSSQPAVSRDGRYVVFESAATNLVDKDSNGVSDVFIRDQVAERTERVSVATDGTQQDKAVSPPFTMAPDLSADGRYVVFESDATKLTTQDANKRTDIFLRDVRAKTTRLVSASSVNVQGNNDSFNPRISANGQFLTFQSFASNFVPPDEDGVGEDVFVRDLRGGATSVASITSTGGLPTGGPEGQFLQRPAISNDGRVAVFAATSSNLVPGDTNNAADVFVRRMDAPATKLERRPTSKRLSFTVSADDPKADLFLCKLDSQPAFYCKPTTSIRAVYGKRLTVRATGAGMLVDPEGVDIAPRKDARRPTIRVTQPRGRSLRVVRGRAADRGSGLARVEVSVVYFSLKGCQLFTGRRFETTNCLRQSFVAAKGLRRWTLRLPRSIKGPIVIKARSVDRAGNRSTTVQRAVVLA; via the coding sequence ATGCCGCACCGTCTCACCGGCCCTCGGCCGGGTCGTCGTCCTGTCCTCGTCGCCGCCACCGGCATCGTCCTGGCCGCCGGGTGCCTGCTGCCCGCGGGCGCGAGCTCCACCTCGCTGCCGGAGCGCACGCTGCGCGTGTCCACCGCGGCCGGCGGCGGCGACGCCGCGGGTGCCTCGCAGAACCCGGTGGTCAGCGTCGACGGGCGCTTCGCCGCGTTCGAGTCCACGGCCCCCGGGCTCGCCGACGGTGACACCAACGGCGACGTCAGCGACATCGTCGCGGTCGACCTCACCACGAAGGCGCGCCGCCTCGTCTCCGAGAACGGCGACGGCCCGTCGCTGACGCCCAGCATCTCGGGGGATGGCCGCGTGGTCGCGTTCACGTCCTACGCGACGAACTTCGCGGGCGGCGGCGACACCAACGGCCAGCCCGACGTCTTCGTGCGCGACGGCCGTGGCGCGATCGTCCGTGCCAGCACGGCGTTCGACGGCGGCCTGGCCAACGGCCCGAGCTACCAGCCCGACATCTCCTCCGACGGCCGGTGGGTGGTCTTCACGTCGGAGGCGTCGAACATCGTCCAGGGGGACTCGAACGGCAAGGCCGACGTCTTCGCCCGGAACCTCACGACGAACCGCACGCTGCTGGTCAGCACGGGCAAGGCGGCCTCCAACAGCCGCTCCAGCCAGCCGGCCGTGTCGCGCGACGGGCGCTACGTCGTCTTCGAGTCGGCGGCGACGAACCTGGTCGACAAGGACTCCAACGGCGTCTCCGACGTCTTCATCCGCGACCAGGTGGCCGAGCGGACCGAGCGCGTGTCGGTCGCGACGGACGGCACCCAGCAGGACAAGGCGGTGTCCCCGCCGTTCACGATGGCGCCCGACCTCAGCGCCGACGGCCGCTACGTCGTCTTCGAGTCCGACGCGACGAAGCTCACCACGCAGGATGCGAACAAGCGGACCGACATCTTCCTGCGTGACGTCAGGGCGAAGACCACGCGGCTGGTGAGCGCGAGCTCGGTGAACGTCCAGGGCAACAACGACTCCTTCAACCCGCGCATCTCCGCCAACGGCCAGTTCCTGACGTTCCAGTCGTTCGCCTCGAACTTCGTCCCGCCCGACGAGGACGGCGTCGGCGAGGACGTGTTCGTGCGCGACCTGCGAGGCGGTGCCACGAGCGTCGCGTCCATCACGTCCACCGGCGGGCTGCCCACGGGCGGCCCCGAGGGCCAGTTCCTCCAGCGGCCCGCGATCTCGAACGACGGCAGGGTCGCCGTCTTCGCCGCGACGTCCTCGAACCTCGTGCCCGGCGACACGAACAACGCGGCCGACGTCTTCGTGCGCCGGATGGACGCTCCCGCGACCAAGCTCGAACGACGTCCGACGTCCAAGCGGTTGTCGTTCACGGTCTCGGCGGATGACCCGAAGGCCGACCTGTTCCTCTGCAAGCTCGACAGCCAGCCGGCCTTCTACTGCAAGCCGACGACCTCCATCCGCGCCGTCTACGGCAAGCGCCTCACCGTGCGCGCCACCGGCGCGGGCATGCTCGTCGACCCCGAGGGCGTGGACATCGCCCCGCGCAAGGACGCCCGCAGGCCGACCATCCGGGTGACCCAGCCGCGTGGTCGCTCCCTGCGCGTCGTCCGCGGCCGGGCCGCAGACCGAGGGTCGGGGCTCGCGCGCGTCGAGGTCAGCGTCGTCTACTTCTCGCTCAAGGGCTGCCAGCTCTTCACCGGTCGCCGGTTCGAGACGACGAACTGCCTCCGCCAGAGCTTCGTCGCTGCAAAGGGCCTGCGCCGCTGGACGTTGCGCCTGCCGCGGAGCATCAAGGGGCCCATCGTCATCAAGGCCCGCTCGGTCGATCGCGCCGGGAACCGGAGCACGACCGTGCAGCGCGCCGTCGTCCTCGCCTGA
- a CDS encoding alpha/beta hydrolase family protein: MPRGRGPHRVAVLVHGGSWQARFSKVVMRGLAGDLLRRGWAVWNLEYRRVGEGQDGGWPATFEDVAAGVDHLAAVADEARLDLERVLLVGHSAGGQLALWVGGPRRGGPGGPAVVRPCAVVAQAGVADMTRAWGGRGDSVDAVMGGGPREVPERYDAVDPVRQVPIDAPVLLVHGTEDATVGIARSRAYLTAARGAGGDAELVEVPGPAGGHRRHIDPRGPAWAAVVDWLARRQIGTVGSGPRAGSSMVRAAGS; encoded by the coding sequence GTGCCCCGCGGCCGCGGGCCGCATCGCGTGGCCGTGCTCGTCCACGGGGGCTCGTGGCAGGCGAGGTTCTCGAAGGTCGTCATGCGCGGCCTCGCGGGCGACCTGCTGCGCCGCGGCTGGGCGGTGTGGAACCTCGAGTACCGGCGCGTGGGGGAGGGCCAGGACGGCGGCTGGCCGGCGACCTTCGAGGACGTCGCGGCGGGCGTCGACCACCTGGCCGCCGTGGCCGACGAGGCGCGCCTCGACCTCGAGCGGGTGCTGCTCGTGGGCCACTCGGCCGGCGGGCAGCTCGCGCTGTGGGTCGGCGGCCCGCGACGCGGCGGCCCAGGCGGGCCGGCCGTGGTCCGTCCGTGCGCGGTCGTCGCGCAGGCCGGCGTGGCCGACATGACGCGGGCATGGGGTGGGCGCGGCGACAGCGTGGACGCGGTGATGGGCGGCGGACCGCGCGAGGTCCCCGAGCGCTACGACGCCGTCGACCCGGTCCGGCAGGTCCCGATCGACGCGCCCGTCCTGCTCGTGCACGGCACGGAGGACGCGACGGTCGGCATCGCCCGCAGCCGGGCCTACCTGACCGCGGCGCGTGGCGCCGGGGGCGACGCCGAGCTCGTCGAGGTCCCGGGTCCCGCCGGGGGCCACCGCCGGCACATCGACCCGCGCGGCCCGGCCTGGGCGGCGGTCGTCGACTGGCTCGCCCGGCGGCAGATCGGCACCGTAGGCTCCGGCCCGCGGGCCGGTAGCTCAATGGTCAGAGCAGCGGGCTCATAA
- the pdxT gene encoding pyridoxal 5'-phosphate synthase glutaminase subunit PdxT encodes MSAAADRPLVGVLALQGGFDAHARMLRQLGAEVREVRVPADLEGLDGLVMPGGESTTMTLGIAREGLAGPLRDLAATGTPVLGTCAGMIMLDREHLGIAGWSCERNAFGRQVRSFEEDLALPGIATADDPVRAVFIRAPWARDVAEDVEVLAAVDGHPVAVRQGAVLAVAFHPELSGERRVHEAFLAAVRERTAAS; translated from the coding sequence CTGAGCGCCGCCGCTGACCGCCCGCTCGTCGGCGTCCTCGCCCTCCAGGGCGGGTTCGACGCCCACGCCCGCATGCTGCGCCAGCTGGGCGCGGAGGTCCGCGAGGTCCGCGTGCCGGCGGACCTCGAGGGCCTGGACGGCCTGGTGATGCCCGGCGGCGAGTCGACGACCATGACGCTGGGCATCGCCCGCGAGGGCCTGGCCGGGCCGCTGCGCGACCTCGCCGCCACCGGCACGCCGGTGCTCGGCACCTGCGCCGGGATGATCATGCTCGACCGCGAGCACCTCGGCATCGCCGGGTGGTCGTGCGAGCGCAACGCCTTCGGCCGGCAGGTCCGCTCGTTCGAGGAGGACCTCGCGCTGCCGGGGATCGCCACGGCGGACGACCCGGTGCGCGCCGTCTTCATCCGCGCCCCCTGGGCGCGCGACGTGGCCGAGGACGTCGAGGTCCTCGCCGCCGTCGACGGCCACCCCGTGGCGGTGCGCCAGGGGGCGGTCCTGGCGGTCGCCTTCCACCCGGAGCTCAGCGGCGAGCGCCGGGTGCACGAGGCGTTCCTCGCCGCGGTGCGCGAGCGCACCGCGGCGAGCTAG